The Phyllopteryx taeniolatus isolate TA_2022b chromosome 2, UOR_Ptae_1.2, whole genome shotgun sequence nucleotide sequence TTACGCACGGGTGCCGTCGGGTCCCTGAGCACGTCGTTCAGCTCATGTTTTGCTTTGCTGGTtctcctcattaaaatacacattttcaaaatggtcTTCGTTTATTTATCGAACCTTTATTTCACCGAGTAAGGCAACTGAGAACATTCTCAGTGGTGAAAAAttaggcataaaaaaaataataaaaaaaaaaaaaaacaggacaaataCAACAAACTCTACAATGTGATGTGCACAACGTATACAcgaaactcgtatctcaaggagCCTCGATAGCATAACCAACAACAAAAGGAATTCAAATGGATGTTGCGTGTTGCTAGATGCTAATAACCAATaaatcaagtccaagtcgagccgctgctcctctgcatcgagaggagccagatgaggtggctcgggcatctgtttaggacgCCTCCCGGGTGAGGTGTTACGGGCAcgtcccaggacacgccggGGAGActacggaagagctggatgaagtggctggggagagggaagtctgggcgtccctgctgaggctgctgccccccgcgacccgacctcggatcagcggtagaaaatggacagatggaagtTCAATGCTGAATTAAAAGAAACATTGTCTGAAACtacatcaaataaaatcaggaaaaacaaagtcaaataCACTTTACAATTCCTACGCGGTAATATTATGACTACAAAAGTCTAATAAGTGTAATCGACTGTGGTCGCGCCTGCTCTGCGTAATTATCGGCCGGACGTCACTGCAAACGCGACGGCTCCCTCTTCCTGGCGACGTCATCGCCAGCGCGACCATTCTTCGGCTACCGCCGCCGATGAGCCGTGTTGTTCTTCCTTTTCCTGTTGTTGTGTTCTATTTTCACGATAGCAACAAACGGCGGACTCCTAAATCCCGCGTGAACGTCGCGCGTCACTGCGACTTCGTCTCGGTGCGTTTGAAGCCACTTTAGCTCGTTAGCTGCGTCGCAGCTTAGCAAGGCGAGCTAAGCTCAGCAGAGAGCCACCGTGACTGCAAAGTGAGTGAAAATGAGCCACGAAAAGTGAGGGAGACATCGTCGTCGTGTGGGACAGAAGCCGAGCGGGGGACGACGTCAACCTCCGGACGCTCACATGGACTCGCGCGCTGCAGGTGCTttcataattttattattattattattattattattattgcgctCCTATCAATTGCCGAAGGCGCGTTTGTGGATCCGCGGGCACGCGCGTTTATTTTTAAGACAAACGTGACGTCGTTTTCAACTTGCGAAGATTGACACGTGTGGGACGGTCCTCCCTCCGTCCGCTAGGCGGCAGTGTCGCCGTCCCCGTTGCTGACTTTACTGCAAGTCATTTTTCTCGGAATCAAGCAGTCTGGATCAGTTGGCCACGGCTCAACGGCTGTCAGCAAGATACAAAAACCAGTTTATTATTAGAGTGTTGCAATAATAACAGTGGCTCGCTCCCGaacattattttattgtgtgcgtgcgcgcagaAATACACCTGAGACTACGTAtcgtttatccatccatccgccgAAAGTAAATTCAAAAAAAGTCCACACGGCCCAGTTCAAATGGCAGCTTTCTGTTTATTGTTATTGATATATACAATAAGATCAAGCAAATCATTTCACAACTTTCCACTGTGAATGTGACCGACGACCAGCATTgcaagatgactttggaaatgaagtcggttacaattacaagttcaATGTAGTAGTGGTATAGTAGTCTAACTATTATATATATGAAGCTCAAGCAAACTAGGAGGACCTCAGCTGTACATCACCGATAATcgaatgaaatgttttgaacaaaaaaaaaaagttgtggattGTCGCTTTAAATGAAATCACTgttttcaaaacagcattttaagttcacttgggttatgtgGGTTAGTGAACTCCCCCCTTTGAAAGTGAGTTGtcggtcacattaatggtgggaaaagatctttcaaatgatttatcttggtcaaattTTTTGAGTGTTATTCTAATGTTTGTGTAGACTGTTTCTATccaatgtatgcatgtgtgtgtgtatttcttcGTAGACACGATAATGATGTGACGTGACTCATCCCGAGCGCGTGTGTTTGTCTCAATTGTCCCGCAGACGTCCGTCAAGAAGACGTCCCCCGTCACTCTAAAGATGAAGACGAGGAGCCGTCCTACgtcaaagaggaagagcaggaagTGGACATCAACCAGGAGGTGATTCGTGTCATCGTGAAGAGCGAAGATGAAGAGGATGACGAACGTGCTCAGAGGAGGGCATCCCAAGCCGCTCCACCCTTGGACAGCGAAAACGAAAATGACGAGGAAGAGCACTCGCAAGGTGATCAACTcttgaaatgttctcagtgcGACAAAACGTTTGGCTACAAGAGGAATTTAACGGCGCACATGAGAAGTCACATGGGGGGTAAAACATTCGCGTGCTCGTTTTGCGGTCGAGGATTCCGCCGCAAAGCGCATATGGTCGCGCACACGAGAACGCACACGGGTGAGAAACCTTTCTCCTGCTCCGTGTGCGACAGCAAATTCAACACCAGATCCACGCTAAACCAACACATGAGGACGCACACGGGAGAGAAACCTCACACTTGTTCATTTTGCGGCGAGAGATTCGCCCAAAGGGGCCAAATGGTCTCGCACACCAGGACCCACACGGGCGAAAAACCGTTCTCATGCTCCGAGTGCGGCGCCAGTTACAGCCTCCGCTCGGCGTTGGTTCAtcacatgagaacgcacacggGCGAGAGACCCTTCTCCTGCTCCGTCTGCGGCAAAACTTTCTCCAGGAAGATCACCTTGAAAGAGCACACCAGGACGCACACCGGAGAGAAACCTTTCTCATGCTCCGTGTGCAACATGACTTTCAGCTACCAGACCACGTTAATCCGACACATGAAGACGCACTCGGACGAGAAACCTTTCTCTTGCTCCGTGTGCGCCAAAAGCTTCAACGTGAAGAGAAGCTTGAAAGCACACATGCGGACGCACACCGGAGAGAAACCATTTGCGTGTTCCGTGTGCAATACCACTTTTAGCTCACAGACATCTCTGGCCagacacgcacagacacacacgggGGAAAAACCTTTCATTTGCTCCGTTTGCGGTCAAACTTTCTCCCAGAAAAGCACTTTAGTGAAGCACACCAGAACGCACACGGGCGAGAAACCCTTCACGTGCTCGTCTTGCGGTCAAGCCTTCGCCGAAAAGAGCAGTTTGATGTCGCACACCAGGACGCACACGCACGAGAAGCCGTTTGCCTGCGACGTTTGCGGCGAAAGCTTCGCCCAGAGAGGGAACCTGTTGGCCCACGCCAGGACGCACAGCGGTGAGAAACCCTTCGCTTGCCTGGTTTGTGCCAAAAGGTTCACCAGGAAAAACAGTCTGCTCATCCACACCAGGAAGCACACGGGAGAGAAAACGTTCGCCTGTCACACTTGCCAGGAAAGGTTCACGTATAAATTCCAGCTCGACAAACACGCGTGCTCGGGAAACAAAACGCACTCTTGATGCCTCGACAACGAAACTGTGTCCTCCTAGCAGGCACGGGGACGCGACCGCCTTTGCCTCATTTCGGGCCGCTTCCAGCTCTAAAACTTCGAGAAAAAACTGACCGGCGTTCCACTCGCTGCGTCgttttttaactgcaattgtTTGACTTACGAGCAGTGTTAGAAAGATGTCTTTGcaaattcttatgtttttgcatcgtttacccactttaatgtttaagctcatcgaacaaatgtaaatatcagacaactataacccaagtgaacttaaaatgttttttaaaatggtaatttcatttattaagggggggggggaaaacgaTTGCCAATGATGGTGTATTGGTCcaatcgcctgactttggtgcgggcagcgtgggttcagttcccactccgtgacggtgcgaatggttgcccgcgtctatacgtgccctgcgactgacaggcgaccagttcggggcgtAGTCCGACTTTCGCCCGAaatcggctgggataggctccggcgcctcgcgaccctaaccaggatgagcggtgttgaaactggatggatggaaaaaaaactcttcaaagttacctggccctgtgtaaaaaaaggaattaccccccttgttaaatcatgaattcattgtggctaatcacaatttttgggagaatattatatggactgacgagatgaaagttgagatttttggaaggtgtgtgtctcgttatatcttgcgtaaatgtagcacagcatttcagaaaaacaacatcataccaacagtccaACATGGTGGTgttagtgtgatggtctggggctgcttttctccttcaggacctggacgacttgctgtgattgatggaaccatgaatgtTGCTCttcaacagaaaatcctgaaggagaatgttcggccatccgtttgtgacctcaagctgaaatcaccatttagcaacagcattttaagttcacttgggttctgttggtctgatatttacatttgttcgaTGAACTTAAGTGGTGACACTACGCAAAAATAAGaacttgagaagggggccaatactttgtCACGGCACTGTCGGTGGTGACAATCCGCTCGATGCGGAACGCCACGTGACCGACGCGGAACACggaatagctgacttcctgtataTGCTTTGCTAGTGATCGTCACTAGTATTGATGACACGATTGTTTGAAGCCCAACTTGCTGAAATGTACGTTTTCTTCATGGCTGGCGTCTTCGGGCAAAGGTCAATTTGCGTACCGTGTATCATTTACTGCTATGAATATGATGTCATGTGTGTAAACATGAAGGAAGCCCTCATCTCGCCTTT carries:
- the LOC133468917 gene encoding gastrula zinc finger protein XlCGF57.1-like; this encodes MDSRAADVRQEDVPRHSKDEDEEPSYVKEEEQEVDINQEVIRVIVKSEDEEDDERAQRRASQAAPPLDSENENDEEEHSQGDQLLKCSQCDKTFGYKRNLTAHMRSHMGGKTFACSFCGRGFRRKAHMVAHTRTHTGEKPFSCSVCDSKFNTRSTLNQHMRTHTGEKPHTCSFCGERFAQRGQMVSHTRTHTGEKPFSCSECGASYSLRSALVHHMRTHTGERPFSCSVCGKTFSRKITLKEHTRTHTGEKPFSCSVCNMTFSYQTTLIRHMKTHSDEKPFSCSVCAKSFNVKRSLKAHMRTHTGEKPFACSVCNTTFSSQTSLARHAQTHTGEKPFICSVCGQTFSQKSTLVKHTRTHTGEKPFTCSSCGQAFAEKSSLMSHTRTHTHEKPFACDVCGESFAQRGNLLAHARTHSGEKPFACLVCAKRFTRKNSLLIHTRKHTGEKTFACHTCQERFTYKFQLDKHACSGNKTHS